In Pseudomonas fluorescens NCIMB 11764, a single window of DNA contains:
- a CDS encoding DUF6630 family protein, which translates to MGILDRLFGGRFTMPPPEETNLSASAIMKELRPGPPDPAQKKALETFAQALLAVVPEKEGARLVRRVMRRYAMGDDACSAFTDGLLDGSKAQKLEHLVLMSLDWKGFDVFEYQAPYLVSANQLKEPYVYVRNGASSMPEVLDEFDRWLVRFGKRYLHLDSGGENYDGFIVDADRVEETIELAGRAGIKVSLENF; encoded by the coding sequence ATGGGCATTTTGGATCGGTTGTTTGGTGGGCGCTTTACCATGCCTCCACCCGAGGAAACTAACCTCAGCGCTTCAGCGATCATGAAAGAATTACGGCCCGGCCCACCCGATCCCGCACAAAAAAAGGCACTCGAGACTTTTGCCCAGGCGCTGTTGGCGGTGGTTCCGGAAAAAGAAGGCGCCAGACTTGTCAGGCGCGTCATGCGTAGATACGCGATGGGAGATGACGCATGTAGTGCTTTCACAGATGGATTGTTGGATGGTTCAAAGGCGCAAAAACTTGAACACCTCGTTTTAATGAGCCTGGATTGGAAAGGTTTTGATGTGTTTGAATATCAGGCTCCTTATCTGGTTAGCGCCAACCAATTGAAAGAGCCCTACGTCTACGTGCGAAACGGTGCCTCATCAATGCCAGAGGTGCTTGATGAATTCGACCGATGGTTGGTTCGGTTTGGTAAACGTTATCTTCACTTGGACTCCGGTGGTGAAAATTACGATGGTTTTATTGTTGACGCTGACCGGGTGGAAGAGACCATTGAGTTGGCCGGCCGTGCGGGCATTAAAGTCAGTCTCGAGAACTTCTGA
- a CDS encoding LysR substrate-binding domain-containing protein: MNTLGKSLPPLASLLPFEAAARLESFSKAADELHITQAAISRQIRGLEENLGLKLFCRRNRAVFLTQEGRELGRVVSTALQSISDSAVTLRESPRKNRVVLLCQLCEAFYWLMPRLSTFHQQHPEIEIQVATSTRPLTEFNDHFDVALQSTGRPSGLHVLAFTAADEVFPVCSPHYLTARQSLGISELRLHTLLHHRATPPHLMEWDSWLQAFGQTLEGCSQGTLFDSYPLMLQAAVEGHGIAMGWRRTAGRLIENGTLVRPCAESVPLPNAISVFRLQGGEDRIEVRALIEWLAEELRNES, translated from the coding sequence ATGAATACGCTTGGGAAGTCATTGCCGCCGCTTGCCAGTTTGCTGCCCTTTGAAGCGGCTGCTCGACTGGAAAGCTTTTCGAAGGCTGCCGATGAATTGCACATCACTCAAGCGGCGATCAGCCGCCAGATCCGTGGGCTTGAAGAAAATCTTGGGTTGAAGCTTTTTTGCCGCCGCAACCGTGCAGTCTTCCTGACGCAGGAGGGGCGTGAGCTAGGGCGCGTGGTGAGCACCGCATTGCAAAGTATCAGCGACAGTGCCGTCACCCTTCGTGAATCACCCCGTAAAAACCGCGTCGTTTTACTGTGTCAGTTGTGCGAAGCGTTCTATTGGTTGATGCCGCGCCTTTCGACGTTCCACCAGCAACACCCGGAAATCGAGATCCAGGTCGCGACATCCACCAGACCGTTGACTGAATTCAATGACCATTTTGACGTGGCCTTACAAAGCACCGGACGCCCCAGCGGCTTGCATGTTCTGGCGTTTACCGCCGCTGATGAAGTGTTTCCAGTGTGCAGTCCTCATTACCTGACTGCCCGACAGTCACTCGGGATCAGTGAACTTCGCCTCCACACGCTTTTACACCATCGCGCCACGCCACCGCACTTGATGGAATGGGATAGCTGGCTGCAGGCATTTGGGCAGACATTGGAGGGTTGTTCTCAGGGCACTTTGTTTGACAGTTACCCCTTGATGCTTCAGGCCGCCGTTGAAGGGCATGGAATTGCAATGGGGTGGCGTCGAACCGCCGGGAGGCTTATTGAAAACGGTACGCTGGTGAGACCTTGCGCAGAAAGTGTCCCTTTACCTAATGCGATATCGGTTTTCAGACTGCAGGGTGGGGAAGACCGAATTGAGGTGCGCGCTCTGATTGAGTGGCTTGCAGAGGAATTACGTAATGAAAGCTAA